Proteins encoded in a region of the Mycolicibacterium chitae genome:
- a CDS encoding TetR/AcrR family transcriptional regulator, producing MGLLRQGRTESVTVQEAVSNTVAAGVASDDASRRTEILQTANTVIANSGLRTSLQQIADAAGILAGSLYHHFESKEAILIELIRRYHADLDRIGQRVLEGLDAPNPPPIDAQITDLGCAIAACAVEHRAALQMSFYEGPSADPELMELTRRRPTSIQAAMLQILRAGKWSGYIRADVDLPILADRICQTMLHVGLDVIRNNAPSDRVATVFCRILLQGLAAGQPTDPDLDRSAAFAAADEVVNTWHDADLDLENKADRVRAAARAEFGRRGYETTTVRDIAAAAGMGTGTVYRLIGSKEDLLMSIMLAFGQRVGAGWTAVLKSRATPVEKLDALSWVNINALTRFPDEFRIQLAWMRQSPPDTPNPGAAFSTRVRQMKSLLSEGIRSGEIDIEHPNAETLARCVIGVQWIPENISLELGPRGSLIHARDTVIRGVTTRKD from the coding sequence ATGGGATTGCTGCGCCAAGGCAGGACGGAGTCGGTAACCGTGCAGGAAGCGGTGAGCAACACGGTGGCGGCGGGTGTGGCATCGGACGACGCCAGTCGGCGCACCGAGATCCTGCAGACCGCCAACACGGTGATCGCCAACTCCGGGCTGCGCACGTCGCTGCAGCAGATCGCCGATGCCGCCGGGATCCTGGCCGGCAGCCTGTATCACCACTTCGAGTCCAAAGAAGCGATCCTCATCGAGTTGATCCGGCGCTACCACGCCGATCTGGACCGCATCGGACAACGCGTCCTCGAGGGACTCGACGCGCCCAACCCGCCGCCCATCGACGCGCAGATCACCGACTTGGGCTGCGCGATCGCCGCGTGCGCGGTGGAACACCGCGCGGCCCTGCAGATGTCGTTCTACGAGGGCCCCAGCGCGGATCCGGAACTGATGGAACTGACGCGACGGCGGCCCACCTCCATCCAGGCCGCGATGCTGCAGATCCTGCGCGCGGGCAAGTGGAGTGGCTACATCCGCGCGGACGTCGACCTGCCGATCCTGGCCGACCGGATCTGCCAGACCATGCTGCATGTCGGGCTCGATGTGATCCGTAACAACGCTCCCAGCGACCGGGTGGCCACGGTGTTCTGCCGAATCCTGTTGCAGGGCTTGGCCGCCGGTCAGCCCACCGACCCCGACCTGGACCGCTCCGCGGCGTTCGCCGCGGCCGACGAGGTGGTGAACACCTGGCACGACGCCGATCTGGATCTGGAGAACAAGGCCGACCGGGTGCGGGCGGCCGCGCGCGCCGAATTCGGTCGACGGGGCTACGAGACCACCACCGTGCGCGACATCGCGGCCGCCGCCGGGATGGGGACCGGCACGGTGTACCGGCTGATCGGATCGAAGGAAGACCTGCTGATGTCCATCATGCTGGCATTCGGCCAGCGGGTGGGGGCGGGCTGGACCGCGGTGCTGAAGTCGCGGGCCACCCCGGTGGAGAAGCTGGACGCGCTCAGCTGGGTGAACATCAATGCGCTGACCCGGTTCCCCGATGAATTCCGCATCCAGCTGGCCTGGATGCGGCAGTCACCGCCGGACACCCCGAACCCCGGCGCAGCCTTCTCGACCCGGGTGCGGCAGATGAAATCCCTGCTGTCCGAGGGGATTCGGTCCGGCGAGATCGACATCGAGCATCCCAATGCGGAGACGCTGGCCCGCTGCGTGATCGGCGTGCAGTGGATTCCGGAGAACATCTCGCTGGAACTGGGCCCGCGTGGATCGCTGATCCACGCCCGCGACACCGTGATCCGCGGCGTCACCACCCGAAAAGACTGA
- a CDS encoding MCE family protein — MLTRFVRVQLIVFTVASVIGVATMLYTYMQVPTLLGIGRITVTLELPAAGGLYRFGNVTYRGVEVGKVTAVDLNGGRVEATLSLQTRPRIPEHVVAEVRSMSAVGEQYVDLLPDDAEPPYLRNGSVIPLENSRIPQPVGPMLDKVSALVGSIPKDSMAALLDESAQALGGADFDLGSLLDSAATVAADSSAVRTDLRGLVRDGAVLLDGQVRSEQSTRTWTKSLAGVTRQLTDNDPQIRTILESGPALAQDVSMLLDQVKPTLPVLLANLVSVGQVAVAYRPSLEQLLVLLPPVSSYYQSSMPKGNATGMPVGDFRISVDDPPGCMVGFLPPSEWRSPADTTTVDTPDGLYCKLPQDSPIAVRGARNIPCMTRPGKRAPTVEICESDKEFMPLAMRQHALGPAPIDPNLVRQGIPLDERAGDTQLFGPIEGTPLPGPAVPSANHGEADIGPAVAVAEYDPRTGRHLGTDGLTYEQSNLAGAPDDWRALILPKGPA, encoded by the coding sequence ATGCTGACCAGGTTCGTGCGCGTGCAGTTGATCGTCTTCACGGTGGCGTCGGTGATCGGCGTGGCCACCATGCTCTACACCTACATGCAGGTGCCGACCCTGCTGGGGATCGGCCGGATCACGGTCACCCTCGAACTGCCTGCCGCTGGCGGGCTCTACCGGTTCGGGAACGTCACCTACCGCGGTGTGGAGGTCGGCAAGGTCACCGCGGTCGACCTCAACGGGGGCCGGGTCGAAGCCACGCTGTCCCTGCAGACCCGGCCGCGGATCCCCGAGCACGTGGTGGCCGAGGTCCGCAGCATGTCGGCGGTCGGCGAGCAGTATGTCGATCTGCTGCCCGACGACGCTGAACCGCCCTATCTGCGCAACGGGTCGGTGATCCCGCTCGAGAACAGCAGGATCCCGCAACCCGTCGGCCCGATGCTGGACAAGGTCAGCGCATTGGTCGGCAGTATCCCGAAGGACAGCATGGCGGCGCTGCTCGACGAGTCGGCGCAGGCGCTCGGCGGTGCGGACTTCGACCTGGGCTCACTGCTGGACTCCGCCGCTACGGTGGCCGCGGACTCCAGCGCCGTGCGGACGGACCTTCGGGGACTGGTGCGCGACGGCGCGGTCCTGCTCGACGGGCAGGTTCGCTCCGAGCAGTCGACCCGCACCTGGACCAAGAGCCTGGCCGGGGTCACGCGACAACTCACCGACAACGATCCGCAGATCCGCACCATCCTGGAGAGCGGACCGGCACTGGCGCAGGATGTCTCGATGTTGCTCGACCAGGTCAAGCCCACCCTGCCGGTGCTGTTGGCGAACCTGGTGAGCGTGGGCCAGGTGGCCGTCGCCTACCGCCCGAGCCTGGAGCAGTTGCTCGTCCTGCTGCCGCCGGTGAGCAGCTACTACCAATCCTCCATGCCCAAGGGCAACGCCACCGGCATGCCGGTCGGGGACTTCCGGATCTCCGTCGACGACCCGCCCGGCTGCATGGTCGGATTCTTGCCGCCCTCGGAATGGCGCTCGCCCGCAGACACCACGACCGTCGACACCCCGGACGGGCTGTACTGCAAGCTTCCCCAGGATTCCCCGATCGCGGTGCGCGGCGCGCGGAACATCCCGTGCATGACCCGGCCGGGCAAGCGGGCCCCGACGGTCGAAATCTGCGAGAGCGACAAGGAATTCATGCCGCTGGCCATGCGGCAGCATGCGCTCGGTCCGGCACCGATCGATCCGAACCTGGTGCGCCAGGGTATCCCGCTCGACGAGCGGGCCGGGGACACGCAGCTTTTCGGCCCCATCGAGGGGACCCCGCTGCCCGGTCCGGCGGTTCCCAGCGCCAACCACGGCGAGGCGGACATCGGGCCGGCGGTGGCCGTCGCGGAGTACGATCCGCGCACCGGACGTCACCTCGGTACCGACGGGTTGACCTATGAGCAGTCCAATCTGGCAGGCGCGCCGGATGATTGGCGCGCCCTGATCCTACCGAAGGGGCCGGCATGA
- a CDS encoding MCE family protein: MRISVLLRRLAAVGCCALLPGCAFGGVNSLPLPGAVASGSDGVTYHVQLANVGTLEPNSPVLIDDVVVGSIRGMRLQSWQADVEVSVRSDVTVPANAAATVGQTSLLGSMHLALDPPVGEAPAGRLAPGATVPLSRSSAYPSTEQTLASLSTVVNAGGLGQIGDIVHNLGTALAGNRDEARDLLARLDRFVAVFDEQRESVIASIAAMNRLAATLATQRDVVSTALQRIPPALEVLNRERTRFTTALDKLRVFADTARGLIDQTQDDLVRNLRNLDPTIRSLADVGPDLGDALAFAPVYPMGQNLIDRGIRGDYMNLFIVIDLTQHRLKRGLAAGTRWGNSDLPLVPAPGDPGYDAYYAANPLTAPLAPPPVPAPPPEVAPPPVAEFPGGG; the protein is encoded by the coding sequence ATGAGGATCTCGGTTCTGCTTCGTCGTCTGGCCGCCGTCGGCTGTTGTGCGCTGCTGCCGGGCTGCGCGTTTGGCGGGGTCAACTCGCTGCCGTTGCCGGGCGCGGTCGCCAGCGGCTCCGACGGCGTCACCTACCACGTCCAACTGGCCAACGTCGGCACGCTGGAACCGAATTCGCCGGTCCTGATCGACGACGTGGTGGTGGGCAGCATTCGGGGCATGCGGTTGCAGAGTTGGCAGGCCGACGTCGAGGTATCGGTGCGCTCCGACGTCACGGTGCCGGCCAACGCGGCGGCCACCGTGGGGCAGACCAGTCTGCTGGGCTCCATGCATCTGGCGCTGGATCCCCCGGTGGGCGAGGCGCCGGCCGGTCGGCTGGCCCCGGGCGCGACCGTGCCGCTGAGTCGGTCGAGCGCGTATCCCTCGACCGAACAGACGTTGGCGTCGCTGTCGACCGTGGTCAACGCCGGCGGCCTGGGCCAGATCGGCGACATCGTGCACAACCTCGGCACCGCCCTGGCCGGCAATCGGGACGAGGCGCGAGATCTGTTGGCGCGCCTGGACCGTTTCGTCGCCGTCTTCGACGAGCAACGCGAGAGTGTCATCGCCTCCATCGCGGCGATGAACCGCCTGGCAGCCACCCTGGCCACCCAACGAGATGTCGTCAGCACGGCCCTGCAGCGCATCCCGCCCGCGCTGGAGGTCCTCAACCGCGAACGGACACGGTTCACCACCGCGCTGGACAAGCTGCGCGTCTTCGCTGACACCGCCCGCGGCCTCATCGACCAGACCCAGGACGATCTGGTGCGCAACCTGCGCAACCTCGACCCGACCATCCGGTCACTGGCCGATGTCGGACCAGACCTCGGAGACGCCCTCGCCTTCGCTCCCGTCTACCCGATGGGGCAGAACCTGATCGACCGCGGGATCCGGGGCGACTACATGAACCTGTTCATCGTGATCGACCTGACCCAGCATCGGCTCAAGCGCGGCCTGGCGGCGGGAACCCGTTGGGGTAACTCGGATCTGCCGTTGGTGCCGGCCCCCGGCGACCCGGGGTACGACGCGTACTACGCGGCGAATCCGCTGACCGCCCCGCTGGCGCCGCCGCCGGTCCCGGCACCGCCGCCGGAGGTTGCGCCCCCGCCGGTGGCCGAGTTCCCCGGGGGTGGGTGA
- a CDS encoding MCE family protein, whose protein sequence is MSARARGPLALALAVLLLAGCAVLVRATVFRPMTITAYFSSATAVYPGDDVRVAGVKVGTIERIEPDGAHARATLRVDRSVPIPADAKAVIVAQNLVAARYVQLAPAYLDSGPTMPDGAVVPADRTAVPVEWDEVKDQMMRLATELGPTGTVSDTSVARFVDSAADAMGGNGAKLRETLRQLSGAGRILAEGSGNLADIIENLHTFVRTLRDSNEQIVQFQDRLATLSAVLDGSRSDLDLALRNISEVIGEVTRFVRGTRDQTVEQVQRLANVTQTLVDNRRSLEEVLHVAPTAFANSYNMFDPRTGGASGVFTLNNFADPVKFICGQIGALENVTATATAELCKKSLGPGLRRMNFNYLPFPFNPLLTAQPAPHQIIYSEPHLRDGPPPAPPEPVPAVSAYTGAGDVPPPPGMAAPARLPEVLLPAEQPAPDAAPGSPPS, encoded by the coding sequence ATGAGCGCCCGGGCCCGGGGGCCGCTGGCGCTGGCCCTGGCGGTGCTGCTGCTGGCCGGCTGCGCGGTGTTGGTGCGCGCCACCGTGTTCCGACCGATGACCATCACCGCCTACTTCAGTTCGGCCACGGCCGTCTATCCCGGTGACGACGTGCGGGTGGCGGGGGTCAAGGTGGGCACCATCGAGCGGATCGAGCCCGACGGGGCGCACGCCCGAGCCACGCTGCGCGTCGACCGTTCCGTCCCGATCCCGGCCGACGCCAAGGCCGTGATCGTGGCGCAGAACCTGGTGGCCGCGCGATATGTGCAACTGGCGCCGGCGTATCTGGACTCGGGTCCGACCATGCCCGACGGCGCGGTGGTCCCCGCCGACCGCACCGCGGTCCCGGTGGAATGGGACGAGGTCAAGGACCAGATGATGCGGTTGGCCACCGAACTGGGGCCGACCGGCACGGTGTCGGACACCTCGGTGGCCCGGTTCGTCGACAGCGCGGCCGACGCCATGGGCGGCAACGGCGCCAAGCTGCGCGAAACCCTGCGGCAGTTGTCCGGTGCCGGCCGGATCCTCGCCGAGGGCAGCGGAAACCTCGCCGACATCATCGAGAACCTGCACACCTTCGTGCGCACCCTGCGGGACAGCAACGAGCAGATCGTGCAGTTCCAGGACCGGCTTGCCACCCTGTCGGCGGTCCTCGACGGGAGCCGCTCCGACCTGGATCTGGCCCTGCGCAACATCTCCGAGGTGATCGGCGAGGTCACCCGGTTCGTGCGCGGCACCCGCGACCAAACCGTCGAGCAGGTCCAGCGGCTGGCCAACGTGACCCAGACCCTGGTGGACAACCGCCGCAGCCTCGAAGAGGTGCTGCATGTGGCGCCGACCGCATTCGCGAACTCCTACAACATGTTCGACCCGCGCACCGGCGGTGCCAGCGGCGTGTTCACGCTGAACAACTTCGCCGACCCGGTGAAGTTCATCTGCGGCCAGATCGGTGCGTTGGAGAACGTGACGGCGACGGCGACCGCCGAACTGTGCAAGAAATCGCTGGGCCCGGGGCTGCGCAGGATGAACTTCAATTACCTGCCGTTCCCGTTCAACCCGCTGCTCACCGCCCAACCCGCCCCGCACCAGATCATCTACTCGGAACCGCATCTGCGGGACGGCCCCCCGCCGGCGCCACCGGAACCGGTCCCGGCCGTATCGGCCTACACCGGCGCGGGCGACGTCCCCCCGCCGCCGGGCATGGCGGCCCCGGCCCGGCTACCGGAGGTACTACTGCCCGCCGAGCAACCGGCACCCGATGCCGCACCGGGGAGTCCACCGTCATGA
- a CDS encoding MCE family protein: MNRYRGPRLIRTGLIGAVLVALIIAVGLQPQRILDWAGAVRYQATFAEAGGLIPGNDVKIAGVTVGSVSDVALEHGRAQVSFTVSGNVPLGSMTTAHIRTGTLLGERLLVLESDGESTMRPLEVIPLARTSSPYSLTEAVGDLTTNVAGTNTESLNQSLDTLAATIDQIAPQLGPTFDGLARLSQTVNRRNDTVTELLANTGTVTGILSDRSQQVNTLLLNANDLLDILVQRRQQIVQLINASSAVAQELSGLVADNEHELAPTLEKMNAVTEMLENNRDSIAKALPGLAKYQVTLGETVASGPFYTAFIPNLDLPPLLQPFLDYAFGFRRGVNAGQPPDDVGPRAEFPFPYNGIPEHPR, translated from the coding sequence ATGAACCGATACCGCGGCCCCCGCCTGATCCGCACCGGCCTCATCGGCGCGGTCCTCGTCGCGCTGATCATCGCGGTGGGACTGCAGCCGCAGCGAATCCTCGACTGGGCCGGCGCCGTCCGCTACCAGGCGACCTTCGCCGAGGCCGGCGGCCTGATCCCCGGCAACGACGTGAAGATCGCCGGGGTGACGGTGGGGTCGGTGTCCGACGTGGCGCTCGAACACGGCCGCGCCCAGGTCAGTTTCACCGTGTCGGGCAACGTGCCGCTGGGCTCGATGACCACCGCCCACATCCGAACCGGAACGTTGCTCGGCGAACGGCTACTGGTGCTCGAGTCGGACGGGGAATCCACCATGCGGCCGCTGGAGGTCATCCCGCTGGCGCGCACCTCCTCGCCCTACTCGCTGACCGAGGCGGTGGGGGACCTCACCACCAACGTCGCCGGCACCAACACCGAGTCCTTGAACCAGTCGTTGGACACCCTGGCCGCGACCATCGACCAGATCGCACCGCAACTCGGGCCGACCTTCGACGGCCTGGCCCGACTGTCCCAGACGGTCAACCGGCGCAACGACACGGTGACCGAACTGCTGGCCAACACCGGAACCGTCACCGGGATCCTGTCGGACCGCAGCCAACAGGTCAACACGTTGCTGCTCAACGCCAACGACCTGCTCGACATCCTGGTGCAGCGCCGCCAGCAGATCGTCCAGTTGATCAATGCCAGCTCGGCTGTGGCACAGGAGCTTTCCGGTTTGGTCGCCGACAACGAGCACGAGCTGGCCCCGACCCTGGAGAAGATGAACGCCGTCACCGAGATGCTGGAGAACAACCGCGACAGCATCGCCAAGGCCCTGCCCGGCCTGGCCAAGTACCAGGTGACACTGGGCGAGACGGTGGCCAGCGGCCCGTTCTACACCGCCTTCATCCCCAACCTCGACCTGCCGCCGCTGCTGCAGCCGTTCCTGGACTACGCCTTCGGTTTCCGCCGCGGCGTCAACGCGGGTCAACCGCCCGACGACGTTGGCCCGCGCGCCGAATTCCCCTTCCCCTACAACGGAATTCCGGAGCATCCCCGATGA
- a CDS encoding MCE family protein: MNQTRGTAWKFGIFAVVMAVLTAFMVMIFSEYRGGDTTRYSAEFADVSSLETGDTVRISGIRVGQVSAVRLTADKTAVVDFDADSTVVLTTGTKAVVRYLNLVGDRYLELVDGPGPTTVLPAGAQIPVERTVPALDLDSLLGGLEPVIQGLDPADVNALTSSLVQVLQGQAGTTESLFARTSTFTTALADNGQLLEDLIENLNVAMGAVARDGTKFSELADGMERLVTGLAAEREPIGAAVDALSSGTSTLLDLLREARPPLAGTVDQLNRLAPALDAKKHRIETALQKAPENYRKLVRIGAYGSFVNYYLCSISIRISDLQNRTAQFPVFTQETGRCAETE, from the coding sequence ATGAACCAAACCCGGGGCACGGCATGGAAGTTCGGGATCTTCGCCGTGGTCATGGCCGTGCTCACCGCCTTCATGGTGATGATCTTCAGCGAGTACCGGGGCGGTGACACCACGCGCTACAGCGCCGAGTTCGCCGACGTGTCGAGCCTGGAAACCGGTGACACCGTCCGGATTTCGGGCATCCGAGTGGGACAGGTCAGCGCGGTCCGGCTGACCGCGGACAAAACTGCGGTGGTGGACTTCGACGCCGACAGCACGGTGGTGTTGACCACCGGCACCAAGGCCGTCGTGCGCTACCTCAACCTGGTGGGCGACCGGTACCTGGAACTCGTCGACGGGCCCGGGCCTACGACCGTGCTGCCGGCCGGCGCCCAGATCCCGGTCGAGCGGACCGTACCTGCGCTGGACCTCGATTCGCTGCTCGGCGGGCTCGAGCCCGTCATCCAGGGGCTGGACCCCGCCGACGTCAACGCGCTGACCTCGTCGCTGGTGCAGGTCCTGCAGGGGCAGGCGGGCACCACCGAGTCGCTGTTCGCCAGGACCTCGACGTTCACCACGGCCCTCGCGGACAACGGTCAGCTGCTCGAAGACCTGATCGAGAACCTGAATGTGGCGATGGGCGCCGTGGCCCGCGACGGCACGAAGTTCTCCGAACTCGCCGATGGAATGGAACGTCTGGTCACCGGCCTGGCCGCCGAGCGGGAGCCGATCGGCGCCGCCGTCGACGCGCTCAGCAGCGGCACCAGCACGCTGCTCGACCTGCTCCGCGAAGCCCGACCCCCGCTGGCCGGCACCGTCGATCAACTCAACCGCCTGGCGCCCGCGCTGGACGCCAAGAAGCACCGCATCGAAACGGCTCTGCAGAAGGCGCCGGAGAACTACCGCAAACTCGTCCGGATCGGCGCCTATGGCAGCTTCGTGAACTACTACCTGTGCTCGATCTCGATCCGCATCTCGGACCTGCAGAACCGGACCGCCCAATTCCCGGTCTTCACCCAGGAAACCGGCCGCTGCGCGGAGACCGAATGA
- a CDS encoding MCE family protein, which produces MFHPGRPERRDYLIRPLVGLVTVLGLVALVALTAALFRGSFIPSAPLTVLAERSGLVLNPDAKVKMLGVQIGRVAAIERQPDGTAAIQLAMDPDRLAMVPANARVDIASSTVFGAKFIEFLPPTDAADTPMRPGDVVRAERVTVEINTLFEKLSSVLAVIEPEKLNQTLGALSSALDGRGEQLGRTIADFDAVLAELEPALPSLAHDIAVLPSVSATFADVAPDLLDTAAAAASRISDSIVAEQHNLDALLVSVIGLADIGDDVLGTNQAALAETLRLFAPVTDLTNQYHPALTCGLGGLLVMAQAPPLKVPGAQVLTGFLWGQERWRYPENLPKVAAKGGPQCTNMPVVPFETRPPYLVTDTGANPWRYDNPRITWNSDALKQALFGPLDGPPRNSAQIGQPG; this is translated from the coding sequence ATGTTTCACCCCGGCAGGCCGGAGCGGCGCGATTACCTGATTCGGCCCCTCGTCGGGTTGGTGACGGTCCTGGGCCTCGTCGCCCTCGTGGCGCTCACCGCGGCGCTCTTTCGCGGCAGTTTCATCCCCAGTGCCCCGCTGACCGTTCTCGCCGAGCGAAGCGGGTTGGTGTTGAACCCGGATGCCAAGGTGAAGATGCTCGGCGTCCAGATCGGTCGGGTCGCGGCGATCGAACGCCAACCCGACGGCACCGCGGCGATCCAACTGGCGATGGACCCGGATCGACTCGCGATGGTCCCCGCCAACGCCCGGGTGGACATCGCCTCCTCGACGGTGTTCGGCGCGAAGTTCATCGAGTTCCTGCCGCCGACCGACGCCGCGGACACCCCGATGCGGCCCGGTGACGTCGTACGGGCCGAGCGGGTCACGGTGGAGATCAACACGCTCTTCGAGAAGCTGTCGTCGGTGCTGGCCGTCATCGAACCGGAGAAGCTGAACCAGACCCTGGGCGCGCTGTCCTCGGCTCTCGACGGGCGGGGGGAGCAGTTGGGCCGGACCATCGCCGACTTCGACGCCGTTCTTGCCGAACTCGAGCCCGCGCTGCCCAGCCTGGCGCACGACATCGCAGTGCTCCCCTCGGTTTCGGCCACCTTCGCCGACGTCGCTCCCGATCTACTGGACACCGCCGCCGCCGCCGCGAGCCGGATCAGCGACAGCATCGTCGCCGAGCAGCACAACCTCGACGCCTTGCTGGTCAGCGTGATCGGGCTGGCCGACATCGGCGACGACGTGCTGGGGACCAACCAGGCGGCACTCGCCGAGACGCTGCGGCTGTTCGCACCGGTCACCGACCTGACCAACCAGTACCACCCGGCCCTCACCTGCGGGCTCGGCGGCCTGTTGGTCATGGCACAGGCCCCGCCGCTGAAAGTGCCGGGCGCCCAGGTGCTCACCGGCTTCCTGTGGGGTCAGGAGCGCTGGCGGTATCCGGAGAACCTGCCCAAGGTGGCGGCCAAAGGCGGGCCCCAGTGCACCAACATGCCGGTGGTTCCGTTCGAAACCCGGCCGCCCTATCTCGTCACCGACACCGGCGCCAACCCGTGGCGCTACGACAACCCGCGCATCACCTGGAATTCGGATGCCCTCAAGCAGGCGCTGTTCGGGCCGCTCGACGGACCGCCGCGCAACTCTGCCCAGATCGGACAACCCGGATGA
- a CDS encoding ABC transporter substrate-binding protein yields the protein MSYEGTAEPIKIGYLMDFLLSDDYPQDRRDDLTIPFDMVFDAALEEGLIDRPIEIVYREVEGLPKGTVKAVIDAYEELVDEGCLVIFGPHIGDNAVAIKDALNERFRVPAISVTGSDEALGEWFFAFPMGSHFDEPIFWADLLVKGGHTEVGVLMENSLVGEAYVANFRKACRRRGIRIVAEATIAQTAQDVGAAVRTLRDAKATAIVHAGFGFGVVLVNPALAELDWDPPRFAGTAFENAWINPVMWNAFLGWTGIDQYDEHNQVGQAFLDEFEARHGRRPQWCVPVVNRDVAVTILHALTDAHPLSPRGVKEALERVKMVPAASGAPGTRISFGQWNRRGWMGPGYLVARQLEDDGESSRLIERFGEP from the coding sequence ATGTCCTACGAGGGCACAGCGGAACCCATCAAGATCGGCTACCTGATGGACTTCCTGCTGTCCGACGATTATCCGCAGGATCGCCGCGACGACCTGACCATCCCCTTCGACATGGTCTTCGACGCCGCCCTCGAGGAGGGCCTGATCGACCGCCCGATCGAGATCGTCTACCGCGAGGTGGAGGGTCTGCCCAAGGGCACGGTCAAGGCCGTCATCGACGCCTACGAGGAGTTGGTGGACGAGGGTTGCCTGGTGATCTTCGGGCCGCACATCGGCGACAACGCGGTGGCGATCAAGGACGCACTCAACGAGCGGTTCCGGGTCCCGGCGATCAGTGTCACCGGTTCCGATGAGGCGTTGGGCGAGTGGTTCTTCGCGTTCCCGATGGGTTCCCACTTCGACGAGCCCATCTTCTGGGCCGACCTCCTGGTCAAGGGCGGTCACACCGAGGTCGGTGTGTTGATGGAGAACTCGTTGGTGGGCGAGGCCTACGTGGCGAACTTCCGCAAGGCCTGCCGGCGGCGCGGTATCCGGATTGTCGCCGAGGCCACCATTGCGCAGACCGCGCAGGATGTCGGCGCGGCGGTGCGCACTCTGCGCGACGCGAAGGCCACCGCGATTGTGCACGCGGGCTTCGGGTTCGGCGTGGTCCTGGTCAACCCGGCACTGGCCGAACTCGATTGGGACCCGCCCCGGTTCGCCGGCACCGCCTTCGAGAACGCCTGGATCAATCCGGTGATGTGGAACGCGTTCCTGGGCTGGACCGGGATCGACCAGTACGACGAGCACAACCAGGTGGGGCAGGCGTTCCTCGACGAGTTCGAGGCGCGGCACGGCCGCCGCCCGCAGTGGTGTGTGCCCGTGGTGAACCGTGACGTGGCCGTCACGATCCTGCACGCGCTCACCGACGCGCACCCGCTGAGTCCGCGTGGGGTCAAGGAGGCCCTGGAGCGGGTGAAGATGGTGCCCGCGGCCTCCGGCGCGCCGGGCACCAGGATCTCTTTCGGGCAGTGGAACCGCCGCGGGTGGATGGGTCCGGGATACCTGGTGGCCCGCCAACTCGAGGACGACGGCGAGTCGTCGCGACTGATCGAGCGGTTCGGCGAACCGTAG